In Dyadobacter subterraneus, a single genomic region encodes these proteins:
- a CDS encoding sensor histidine kinase, which translates to MKYFFYILTFLIISAGHLVAQSNLQEMPAPLIKLYSPKDYKAHGQNFAIVQNKQGVLYFGNFSGVLEYDGVFWKTIPTKNITKVSALYLDGTQRVMVGANDEFGYLAPDKSGSYNFVSINGSEKEFGAIINIFQTADGIYFVAKNKIFLWNGKKLKSWKTKESITSAFLANNIIYVFKAGIGLTRFDHGNFFRFPLANEAENIQDANSVLFLNGKTFVTTSHQGIFTFINGKLGSLQSPANDYLSGKEIFSGKVMNDNTLGIFASGGNFLSIHPENGEINSRVRENDRFVGERVNYWIQDRMGGLWMALNNGIAQMAITSPISEYAENENLRGQINDVFRFDGKLFTATSSGLYYLDNGKFLSFPSIKVAVWSLTGANGILYAATSRGVYSISKNNKATPLSDDFTFCIYQSKKIKSKLYFGLENGLAELDFSKGGRIRNIPGITGQIFKMAEDQDGNLWLESQTNGIFKFDQDSQKVTDYSSGKGLPTRLLNRISTGPAGLLVSNVKGVFQYDKSIDRFVPFTAFNKDKSAVWKGLISQDARGDIWTTNGDEKFITLYQKQSNRRYKELTVPFLPLADRTFNVIYPDANNIVWFGGADGMVRFDRNQNISYTLPYAAFIRKITAKGDTVLFNGFKEATKPGEKSTKLNYKFNDISFEFSGASLIPDDNLLFQYYLENFDKTWSPWTSKYLKEYTNLPPGNYKFHVKAQNVYNNQSNEASFDFTILPPLYQRWWAMLIYLAALVGGSLIIRQKRIEFVANKTRNLESMINERTEEVVQQKEELEKQSEELTATNDQLERIDEFVKSINSEVNTGKLFQMVLDRLCLFQNVDSASGLIYNKLTKNYQFIALAGKVDITSVENVSLTYAQAAHRYIDSATEVFEDIFVKNDFLYENLDNSIDSLFAPKSLITIVIRVESEVKSFITMENMEHSHAFGPRDFNMVRNLKEHLIGAYIKTSILENLENTLSNLKSTQQELIRQEKLASVGQLTKGIVDRILNPLNYINNFSQSSKSLLEEIEEVTEKYQAGFTEDDQDDLGSGVVMLKKNLEKIYEHGASTTRIVKDMQKLLKGKSTEFLVTELNPFLETKAKTALAEVLADYKGCDLHLDFDLYKVPVKVSLLPYEFSEVLQNLISNACYAVIEKSKIEKDYVPEVSIKTTKTRDGIRIQFRDNGKGIPQKEIEQIFSPFFTTKPTSKGTGLGLYMSKDIVEYHKGEMSINSKSGEYTIVEILLPVIN; encoded by the coding sequence AGATTATAAAGCGCACGGACAGAATTTTGCCATAGTTCAAAACAAACAGGGAGTCTTGTATTTTGGCAATTTTTCAGGCGTTCTGGAATATGACGGCGTATTTTGGAAAACGATCCCAACGAAGAATATTACAAAAGTTTCCGCACTTTATCTGGACGGTACCCAACGGGTTATGGTGGGTGCCAACGATGAGTTTGGCTATCTGGCGCCCGACAAATCAGGTTCCTATAATTTCGTTAGTATCAATGGTTCAGAAAAAGAATTTGGTGCCATAATCAATATTTTCCAAACGGCCGACGGGATCTATTTTGTAGCAAAAAATAAAATTTTTCTATGGAACGGAAAGAAGCTTAAATCCTGGAAAACCAAGGAATCAATTACTTCTGCTTTTTTAGCAAATAATATTATTTACGTGTTTAAAGCCGGCATTGGTTTGACCCGTTTTGATCATGGAAATTTCTTTCGTTTTCCATTGGCAAATGAAGCAGAGAATATTCAGGATGCAAATTCTGTCTTGTTTTTAAATGGAAAAACATTCGTTACAACAAGTCATCAGGGTATTTTTACCTTCATCAATGGGAAACTCGGGAGTCTTCAATCGCCCGCAAATGACTATTTAAGCGGAAAGGAAATTTTCAGTGGTAAAGTCATGAACGACAATACTTTGGGGATTTTTGCTTCTGGTGGAAACTTCCTCTCGATACATCCTGAAAACGGGGAAATCAACAGCCGTGTCCGAGAAAATGATCGTTTTGTCGGTGAGCGTGTGAACTACTGGATTCAGGACAGAATGGGCGGACTCTGGATGGCGTTGAATAATGGTATTGCCCAAATGGCAATCACTTCGCCAATTTCTGAATACGCGGAAAACGAGAATCTTAGGGGTCAGATCAATGATGTTTTTCGTTTTGACGGAAAGCTTTTTACCGCAACCAGCAGCGGATTGTATTATCTGGACAACGGTAAGTTTTTGTCATTTCCATCAATAAAAGTAGCAGTCTGGTCTTTGACCGGCGCGAATGGAATTTTGTATGCAGCCACGAGCAGAGGCGTTTATAGTATTTCAAAAAATAACAAGGCGACACCGCTTTCGGACGATTTCACTTTTTGTATTTATCAGTCAAAAAAGATAAAATCAAAACTTTATTTCGGGCTTGAAAATGGCCTGGCAGAACTGGATTTTTCCAAGGGTGGACGAATCAGAAATATCCCAGGAATTACCGGCCAGATTTTTAAAATGGCAGAAGATCAGGATGGTAATTTGTGGCTGGAATCACAGACAAACGGGATTTTTAAATTTGATCAGGACTCGCAAAAAGTTACAGATTATAGCTCGGGTAAAGGTTTGCCGACTCGTTTATTAAACCGGATTTCAACAGGGCCGGCTGGTCTGCTGGTCAGTAACGTTAAAGGTGTATTTCAGTATGACAAATCCATTGACCGGTTTGTCCCTTTTACTGCTTTTAATAAAGATAAATCGGCGGTCTGGAAAGGCCTGATCAGCCAGGATGCCAGGGGTGATATCTGGACAACCAACGGAGATGAAAAATTTATAACCCTCTACCAAAAGCAGTCAAACCGCAGATATAAAGAGCTGACGGTACCTTTTCTTCCGCTCGCTGACAGAACTTTTAACGTGATTTATCCGGATGCCAACAACATCGTCTGGTTTGGCGGCGCCGACGGAATGGTGCGTTTTGACAGGAACCAGAACATTTCTTACACGCTTCCATATGCTGCTTTTATTCGAAAAATTACTGCAAAAGGTGACACAGTACTTTTCAACGGGTTTAAGGAAGCCACCAAACCGGGAGAAAAAAGCACGAAGTTGAATTATAAATTTAATGATATCAGTTTCGAATTTTCGGGTGCAAGTCTGATACCGGATGACAATCTTTTGTTTCAGTATTACCTGGAAAATTTTGATAAAACATGGTCGCCATGGACTTCGAAATATTTGAAGGAATATACCAATTTACCTCCCGGGAATTATAAATTTCACGTGAAAGCTCAGAATGTTTACAACAATCAGAGTAACGAAGCTTCTTTCGATTTTACAATTCTTCCACCGCTTTATCAGCGTTGGTGGGCGATGCTGATTTATCTGGCTGCGCTTGTTGGCGGAAGTCTGATTATCAGACAAAAACGGATCGAGTTTGTAGCAAACAAAACCAGAAATCTGGAATCGATGATTAATGAGCGGACGGAGGAAGTGGTGCAGCAAAAAGAGGAACTTGAAAAACAGTCAGAAGAACTTACTGCTACCAACGATCAGCTCGAACGAATCGATGAATTTGTGAAATCGATTAATAGTGAGGTGAATACAGGGAAATTGTTTCAAATGGTATTGGATCGTCTCTGTTTATTTCAAAATGTTGACAGCGCTTCGGGGTTGATATACAATAAGTTGACCAAGAATTATCAGTTCATAGCTTTGGCTGGAAAAGTGGATATTACTTCGGTCGAAAATGTTTCGCTGACTTATGCACAGGCGGCGCATCGCTACATTGATTCGGCAACGGAAGTTTTTGAAGATATTTTTGTTAAAAATGATTTTCTATACGAAAATCTGGACAATTCAATTGATAGTCTGTTCGCGCCCAAGTCGCTGATTACCATTGTGATTCGCGTTGAATCTGAGGTGAAAAGTTTTATCACGATGGAGAATATGGAACACAGCCATGCTTTTGGTCCGCGTGATTTCAACATGGTCCGTAACCTGAAAGAACATTTGATTGGCGCATATATCAAAACCAGTATTCTTGAAAATCTTGAAAATACGCTTTCCAATCTGAAATCGACCCAACAGGAATTGATCAGACAGGAAAAACTTGCTTCAGTTGGACAGTTAACAAAAGGTATTGTAGACAGGATTTTAAATCCACTGAATTATATCAACAATTTCTCTCAATCCTCTAAATCTCTGCTGGAAGAAATTGAAGAAGTAACAGAAAAATACCAGGCTGGTTTTACCGAAGATGATCAGGATGATTTAGGCAGCGGTGTAGTAATGCTTAAAAAGAATCTCGAAAAAATTTACGAACACGGAGCCAGTACGACCCGTATTGTAAAAGACATGCAGAAACTTTTGAAAGGAAAATCAACTGAATTTCTGGTGACGGAACTGAATCCTTTTCTTGAAACAAAAGCAAAAACAGCACTTGCCGAAGTGCTCGCAGATTACAAAGGCTGCGATTTACATCTTGATTTTGATCTTTATAAAGTGCCTGTAAAAGTAAGCCTTTTGCCCTATGAATTCTCGGAGGTTTTGCAAAATCTGATCAGTAATGCTTGTTACGCGGTAATTGAGAAAAGCAAGATTGAAAAAGATTACGTTCCGGAAGTTTCGATCAAGACAACGAAAACGAGGGACGGAATCCGGATACAGTTTCGGGATAATGGAAAAGGGATTCCTCAAAAGGAAATTGAGCAGATTTTCAGTCCCTTTTTCACCACCAAACCTACTTCCAAAGGGACAGGTTTAGGTTTATATATGAGTAAGGACATTGTCGAATATCACAAAGGAGAAATGTCTATAAATTCAAAATCCGGAGAATATACAATAGTAGAAATTCTATTGCCTGTCATCAACTAA
- a CDS encoding sensor histidine kinase translates to MEQQQDNHADSPPTETSLHTGIEELNKEIEAYQLKVAELSKLADIGQLSAGILHEIKNPVSFVNNFSRLSQGLVEELAEILEKPAEELSDDDKADQKDLLDALSKNLVKINENGKRIERIIQGMLLQTRTDGAFLEPTDLNQLLEEFSKLAYQGARAEDKDFNVTLKYDLDPLVKEVKISRGDFGRVILNLVNNACYAVNERAKRENVGYNPCIKITTKKRDDKIEIRFEDNGIGIPADIVSKLFQPFFTTKPHGKGTGLGLSLTYSTIVETHQGTIEVTSELNEKTEFLIVIPA, encoded by the coding sequence ATGGAGCAGCAACAAGACAATCATGCAGATTCTCCGCCTACGGAAACAAGTCTCCATACCGGGATTGAAGAATTGAATAAGGAAATTGAAGCATACCAGCTGAAAGTAGCCGAATTAAGCAAACTGGCTGATATCGGTCAGTTGAGCGCAGGCATACTCCATGAAATAAAAAATCCGGTGAGTTTTGTAAATAACTTTTCACGGTTGTCTCAGGGACTGGTGGAAGAACTCGCCGAAATTCTGGAAAAACCTGCTGAGGAACTTAGCGATGACGATAAGGCTGATCAAAAAGATCTGCTCGACGCATTGTCCAAAAACCTTGTAAAAATTAATGAAAACGGGAAACGGATCGAACGGATCATTCAGGGAATGTTATTGCAAACCAGAACGGACGGTGCGTTTCTGGAACCTACGGATCTGAATCAGCTGCTGGAAGAATTCAGTAAACTGGCATATCAGGGTGCTCGGGCAGAGGACAAGGATTTTAATGTTACTTTAAAATATGATCTTGATCCGCTGGTAAAAGAAGTGAAAATATCACGCGGCGATTTCGGGCGAGTGATACTCAACCTTGTCAATAATGCCTGTTATGCGGTAAATGAGCGAGCAAAAAGGGAGAATGTTGGTTACAATCCTTGTATCAAAATCACAACAAAAAAGCGGGACGACAAAATTGAAATCCGTTTTGAGGATAATGGAATTGGCATTCCGGCGGATATCGTTTCAAAATTGTTCCAGCCTTTTTTTACAACAAAACCGCATGGAAAAGGTACAGGATTAGGACTTTCACTCACGTACAGCACCATCGTAGAAACGCATCAGGGCACGATAGAAGTTACTTCCGAACTGAACGAAAAGACCGAATTTCTGATCGTTATTCCTGCATAG
- a CDS encoding PP2C family protein-serine/threonine phosphatase, which produces MAIRILSVDDEQDMEMLILQLFRKQIREKKYEFVFANNGIEALEKLEEVGDVSLILSDINMPGMDGLTFLAKINEKQNPLLKAIMVSAYGDMDNIRTAMNRGAFDFVTKPVNFEDLEITISKTVEHIEMLTSLEKGREQLIAIQNDLSVAKEIQLSMLPKTVPANIGKAGIDLHAFLQPAKVVGGDLYDYFMMDEDRLFFMIGDVSDKGIPAALFMAITKAIFKSQFSNRNGDSLVRKVKIVNEFLCEDNSMFMFVTAFICILNTKTGEVEYVDAGHEPPIIQRADGSTELVKKQEGMALCFDPEYEYESRSLKLNPGDKFVLYTDGVTDANNLSGARYGLHHLQDFFTTGEGSTQKSAKEMNEVTLSSLVQFIGPATQFDDITMLSLRVMNGE; this is translated from the coding sequence ATGGCAATCCGAATATTAAGTGTAGACGACGAGCAGGATATGGAAATGCTGATTCTTCAGCTTTTCAGAAAACAAATCAGAGAAAAAAAATATGAGTTTGTTTTCGCGAATAATGGTATTGAAGCACTCGAAAAATTGGAAGAAGTAGGTGATGTCTCCTTGATTTTATCCGATATCAATATGCCCGGCATGGATGGTTTGACTTTCCTGGCCAAGATCAATGAGAAGCAAAATCCTCTTTTAAAGGCAATTATGGTTTCTGCTTATGGCGATATGGATAATATTCGTACGGCTATGAACCGCGGTGCTTTTGACTTTGTAACAAAGCCGGTCAACTTTGAAGATCTGGAAATAACGATCAGCAAAACGGTTGAGCATATCGAAATGCTGACAAGTCTTGAAAAGGGTAGGGAACAGCTGATTGCAATACAAAATGATTTGAGTGTAGCAAAGGAAATCCAGCTTTCCATGCTTCCAAAAACGGTTCCGGCTAATATTGGGAAAGCGGGGATAGACCTTCATGCATTTTTACAGCCAGCAAAAGTGGTTGGAGGGGATTTATATGATTATTTCATGATGGATGAAGACCGGCTGTTTTTCATGATTGGCGATGTTTCTGATAAAGGAATTCCGGCGGCTCTTTTTATGGCCATTACCAAGGCGATTTTTAAAAGCCAGTTTTCCAACAGAAATGGCGACAGTCTGGTTAGAAAAGTAAAAATTGTAAATGAATTTTTGTGCGAAGATAACTCCATGTTTATGTTCGTCACCGCCTTTATTTGCATTTTGAATACCAAAACCGGTGAAGTGGAATATGTTGACGCGGGTCACGAGCCACCGATTATACAACGGGCCGATGGTTCAACCGAACTGGTTAAAAAACAGGAGGGAATGGCACTTTGTTTTGATCCTGAATATGAATACGAATCACGTTCACTGAAACTTAATCCGGGAGATAAATTTGTACTTTATACAGATGGTGTAACGGATGCAAATAACCTGAGCGGTGCGCGTTACGGATTGCATCATTTACAGGATTTCTTCACAACCGGTGAGGGGTCAACCCAGAAATCTGCCAAGGAAATGAATGAAGTTACGCTATCCAGTCTGGTACAGTTTATTGGTCCTGCCACCCAGTTTGATGACATCACGATGTTGTCATTAAGGGTTATGAATGGAGAATAA
- a CDS encoding glycogen/starch synthase, translating into MKLDTILFEVAWEICNQIGGIYTFIKSKIPAVMDVREDNYYLLGPYFPETAKLDFKPVAVMGECPVGKTILRMRDMGYEIHLGYWLLPSSRPLVILFNPDNSLIDVNQVKATLWNDHQISSIRSDALTDKVLAFGEILRIFFTTVRNFSNDEQDLIAHFHEWMSASCLPQLHKDKIKIATVFTTHATVAGRYLAPNEYDFYNRLHTFDIQEKAAHYNIEAQTGIEKAAAQNANVFTTVSKQCASECEIFLGRSPDSIIPNGLNFQQKFPHESFSQHQKYRGMIDEFVKGLFFPSYHFNMEKTLYFFTSGRYEYRNKGFDITLKALEQLNEKLQENDFGITIILFIISPRPHYSVKADALEARSRYQHMQKLCRKISSELGPRIYASVTHDKSSGLPDINKLLDDELIQDWKKTVAGFKQKQLPAVATHHLVNEDAITDFCRSTGFDNSKNSAVKVVYHNEFMERATSLLGMDYAEFVSGCHLGIFPDLYQPWGYAPMESIVLGTPAIASNLSGFGQFVQANVTDHDAQEMYILDRKSQSDEGAAYQLSEMLYNFTRSFISNQFIPRSSIKNTAIAKLCWSEIQPRYEEIYKLAMMRSQPASNLY; encoded by the coding sequence TTGAAACTTGATACTATTTTATTTGAAGTTGCATGGGAAATCTGTAATCAAATTGGCGGAATTTATACTTTTATCAAGTCAAAAATTCCGGCTGTGATGGATGTCAGAGAAGATAATTATTATCTCCTCGGTCCGTATTTTCCGGAAACTGCGAAGCTGGATTTCAAACCAGTTGCTGTAATGGGCGAATGTCCTGTTGGCAAAACTATATTGCGCATGCGCGACATGGGTTATGAAATCCACTTAGGTTATTGGTTGTTGCCATCCTCTCGTCCATTGGTGATTCTGTTTAATCCTGATAACTCTTTAATAGATGTCAATCAAGTAAAAGCCACACTTTGGAATGATCATCAAATTTCTTCAATTCGGTCAGATGCGTTGACAGATAAGGTCCTCGCTTTCGGAGAAATACTTAGGATTTTCTTTACCACAGTTAGAAATTTTTCTAATGACGAACAGGATTTAATAGCGCACTTTCATGAATGGATGTCCGCAAGTTGCCTCCCGCAGCTTCATAAAGACAAAATTAAAATTGCCACCGTGTTTACCACACACGCGACTGTGGCAGGAAGATATCTCGCACCGAACGAATACGATTTTTACAATAGGCTGCACACCTTTGATATCCAGGAAAAAGCTGCACATTATAATATCGAAGCGCAGACAGGAATAGAAAAGGCGGCTGCTCAAAATGCAAACGTTTTTACAACCGTCAGTAAGCAATGTGCTTCTGAATGCGAAATTTTTCTAGGCCGAAGCCCGGATTCGATTATTCCGAACGGATTAAATTTTCAACAGAAGTTTCCACACGAAAGCTTTTCCCAGCATCAAAAATACCGTGGTATGATTGATGAATTTGTGAAGGGATTGTTCTTTCCGAGTTATCACTTCAACATGGAAAAAACCTTGTATTTTTTCACATCCGGTCGTTATGAATACAGAAACAAAGGTTTTGATATAACACTGAAAGCCCTGGAACAACTGAATGAAAAATTACAGGAAAATGATTTCGGAATTACGATCATCCTCTTTATTATTTCTCCAAGGCCGCACTATTCAGTAAAAGCTGATGCACTGGAGGCGAGGTCACGGTATCAGCATATGCAGAAGTTATGCCGAAAAATCAGCTCTGAACTTGGTCCGCGCATCTACGCCTCAGTCACCCATGACAAAAGTTCTGGACTGCCTGATATCAACAAACTTCTGGATGATGAACTGATTCAGGACTGGAAAAAAACAGTTGCCGGATTTAAGCAAAAACAATTGCCTGCGGTGGCAACCCATCATCTGGTCAACGAAGATGCAATTACAGATTTTTGCCGCTCCACAGGTTTTGATAATAGTAAAAATTCTGCTGTAAAAGTCGTCTACCATAACGAATTTATGGAAAGGGCCACTTCCTTATTAGGCATGGATTACGCAGAGTTTGTATCGGGCTGTCATTTAGGAATATTCCCGGATCTGTATCAGCCCTGGGGATATGCGCCGATGGAATCGATTGTACTGGGCACACCGGCCATTGCTAGCAACTTGTCAGGATTTGGACAATTCGTCCAAGCCAATGTTACAGATCATGATGCTCAGGAAATGTACATTCTTGACAGAAAATCCCAGTCAGACGAAGGAGCCGCATATCAGCTTTCGGAAATGCTGTATAATTTCACCAGGAGTTTTATTTCTAATCAATTCATTCCCAGAAGCAGCATAAAAAATACAGCAATTGCCAAATTATGCTGGTCGGAAATTCAGCCACGCTATGAAGAAATTTATAAACTGGCCATGATGAGAAGCCAGCCTGCTTCCAATTTATATTAA
- a CDS encoding DUF6496 domain-containing protein, with protein sequence MAKYSEKASEKVGTALHEEKEGKLKTGTGKKVTSRKQAIAIGLSEARKAGAKVPKKKD encoded by the coding sequence ATGGCAAAATATTCAGAAAAAGCCAGCGAAAAAGTAGGAACTGCACTTCATGAAGAAAAGGAAGGCAAACTTAAAACTGGTACCGGAAAAAAAGTAACATCAAGAAAACAGGCCATTGCAATCGGATTATCTGAGGCACGAAAAGCCGGTGCAAAGGTTCCGAAAAAGAAAGATTAA
- a CDS encoding SDR family NAD(P)-dependent oxidoreductase: MTMLSDKLDLTGKTAVVTGSSQGIGESIAMTLAEHGASVVLHHHEGLENVEKVKAKIDGQKGYSHIVKADFSKPGSVDTFYDEVFKCVNKVDILVLNASIQISKNWNELTSEDFDIQIEANFKTNLFLMQRFAPAMVERKWGRILTIGSVQQIKPHPAMIAYAATKSAILNVVQNVAMQLADKGVTVNNLAPGVIATPRIAEPVPEGEERILQRLRTPSGQVGEPEDCADLALFLCSEAGRFITGQNIFIDGGMSL, encoded by the coding sequence ATGACCATGTTATCGGATAAACTTGATCTTACAGGAAAAACCGCAGTCGTAACCGGTTCAAGCCAGGGAATTGGCGAATCCATTGCCATGACGCTGGCGGAACATGGCGCTTCCGTTGTTTTACATCACCATGAAGGTTTGGAAAATGTTGAAAAAGTAAAGGCGAAGATTGACGGTCAAAAAGGTTATAGCCACATTGTTAAAGCTGATTTTTCAAAACCCGGTAGTGTAGATACGTTTTATGATGAGGTATTTAAATGCGTGAACAAGGTTGATATTCTGGTTCTGAATGCTTCCATACAAATTTCAAAAAACTGGAATGAACTAACAAGTGAAGATTTTGACATTCAGATCGAGGCTAATTTCAAAACGAATTTATTTCTCATGCAAAGATTTGCTCCCGCGATGGTCGAGCGAAAATGGGGAAGAATTCTGACCATTGGCAGCGTTCAGCAAATAAAACCGCATCCGGCTATGATTGCCTATGCCGCGACTAAATCGGCGATTCTGAATGTTGTGCAAAACGTAGCTATGCAGCTGGCTGACAAGGGAGTAACCGTGAATAACCTGGCTCCCGGTGTGATAGCAACACCACGAATTGCGGAGCCTGTACCAGAGGGTGAAGAAAGAATTCTACAACGTTTAAGAACACCATCCGGCCAGGTAGGAGAACCGGAAGACTGCGCCGATTTGGCTCTTTTCCTGTGCTCAGAAGCCGGCCGTTTTATAACAGGACAAAATATTTTTATTGACGGCGGTATGAGTTTGTAA
- a CDS encoding alpha/beta fold hydrolase, translating to MTFIESTSGHSDKSVKLFVQDIGQGKPVVFISGWPLSSEMWEYQLNVLPKHFLRCIAYDRRGFGKSDKPWEGYDYDTLAGDLNSVLEELDLHEVTLVGFSMGGGEVARYMSKYGDARIAKVVFISSVVPYMLKTESNPDGLPKEMFDEFVAATEDDRPKFLAEFAKGFYGNSFLSPNVSDEILTWHNNLALQASGRATSKCIRAFSETDFRDDLKVINVPTLIIHGDADKTVPIDVSGKRTSELMPAAEYIVYENAPHGLFITEKERLNDDLIRFIAGKPLHSEVAGEAINAVQNGANIII from the coding sequence ATGACTTTCATAGAATCAACTTCCGGACATTCAGATAAATCAGTAAAGTTATTCGTCCAGGATATCGGACAGGGAAAACCTGTAGTGTTTATTTCAGGATGGCCATTGAGCAGTGAAATGTGGGAGTATCAGCTCAATGTGCTGCCGAAACATTTTTTGCGTTGCATTGCCTATGACCGTCGTGGATTTGGAAAATCTGACAAACCTTGGGAAGGATATGATTACGACACGCTGGCAGGTGATTTAAATTCAGTTTTGGAAGAACTTGACCTGCACGAAGTAACACTTGTTGGTTTCTCAATGGGTGGTGGCGAGGTAGCTCGTTACATGTCAAAATATGGTGACGCGCGAATTGCAAAAGTAGTTTTCATAAGCTCTGTGGTACCCTATATGTTGAAAACGGAAAGCAATCCGGATGGGCTTCCAAAGGAAATGTTTGACGAATTCGTAGCAGCAACGGAAGATGATCGTCCGAAATTTTTAGCTGAATTTGCAAAAGGATTTTATGGTAACTCGTTTTTAAGTCCTAATGTAAGTGACGAAATTTTGACTTGGCATAATAATCTGGCTTTACAAGCTTCCGGTCGGGCTACAAGCAAATGTATCCGTGCGTTCAGCGAAACAGATTTCCGCGATGATTTAAAAGTGATCAATGTACCAACATTAATTATCCACGGAGATGCAGATAAGACCGTTCCGATTGATGTGAGCGGTAAAAGGACGTCAGAATTAATGCCGGCAGCAGAATACATTGTTTATGAAAATGCACCACACGGATTATTTATTACTGAAAAGGAACGGTTGAATGATGATTTAATTCGTTTCATTGCGGGGAAACCGCTCCATAGTGAAGTGGCAGGAGAGGCTATTAACGCCGTTCAAAATGGTGCCAACATTATCATATAG